In Actinobacillus equuli, the genomic stretch TCAAATGAGATATCCTGTAGCACGGGTTCAACACGATTCGGATAAGCAAAAGTTACCATATCAAATTGAACAAGCGGTCGATTTTGCTCGATTTTTTGCCAATCATTTTTGCTGCCGAAATTCACCAACGGTTGCTGTTCAGTAATTTCATTTAAGCGTTCCGCTGCGGTAATCACTTGCCCTAAATGTAAAAATGCCAAGCCAATCGGCATTAAAATCTCTGCCGATGCCATCACACAAAATACCACAAGCGCAATTAACGCTTCGGGATAATCGGCAGAAGGAACATTAATTGCGGTGGAAGCTAAGTAAATCACCACACAAACCAAAATGCCATTCGCAAAGGTCAATAAAGCATTGGATAAACCGGTTAACTGGCTTTCCTTACTCTGTGCATTTAGCCACTCTTTTTCCGTTTGATTCAGTTTATTACTTGCTTGAGCTACTACACCGAATAATAAAAATTCAGCGTGCATTTGAATCCATTCAATAAATTGACTGCGATAGTTTGCTCGAGCTTGAATTACTTTTGCCCCTGATTTTCGCCCTAAACGGTAAAACAATGTTGGGAAAATCACCAATAAAGCGGTTAACACCCCACAAATAATGAGCGCAAGCAACGGTGAGACAAAAGATAAACCGATACCCATAAATGCAATGAGCATAATGGCACTGATAAATGGGGAAATCAGATTTAAATACAACGTATCCAAAGTATCGACATCCGCTACCAAGCGATTGAGTAACTCGCTGTTTCTAAAACGATTTAAACCGCTTGGGCTAAGCGGAATCAATTTACGGAATACGGTAACACGTAAATTTGCTAATACACGAAATGTAGCATCATGGGTGACTAAACGTTCAAAATAACGAGAAACGGTACGCCCAATCGCCAAGCCTCTTACCCCTGATGACGGATAGAAGAAATTAAACACGATTGCCGAACCGGCTAAAAAAGATGCCGATAAAAACCAACCGGATAAACTTAATAAACCAATGCTAGCGGTTAAGCTGGTAATGGCTAACACAATACCTAGTAGCAAATGCCCCCAATGGGTACGATAAAGAGAAAGAAAAGGAAAAATTGATTTCATGTATCACCCATTAGTGTTGTTGTAACTCTGCAAAATAACCTTCTTTTTCGACCGCTTCAAAGCAACCTTTTTGCACGATTTCACCTTGTTTCATCACCCAAATTTCATCACATTGTTTGAGATCTTCAATACGGTGCGTGATCATCAAGGTGGTTTGTGTTTGGCTCAAATGCTGTAATGCGTTCAATACTTGTTGCTCCGATTGCATATCTAAACTCGCAGTCGGCTCATCTAACAGAAGCAATTCATAATCCCGCAATAATGCACGCGCAATTGCAATACGTTGTGCCTGTCCGCCGGAAATTCCGGCATTCGCATCTTGTACTTGGCTATCTAAGCCTAAATGGTAAACAAATTCATCTGCTTTTGATAAAGCTAACGCTTGTTCGAGTTGTGCTTCCGTTGCATTCGGATTACCCAATAAAATATTTTCTTTCAGCGATCCTTTAATCAACTGCGGATTCTGCCCTACCCATGCGAGTTTTTGGCGATATTGCGCCAAATTGAGCTCACGCAATTCCACACCGTTTACTGTGACCGAACCTTGATAAGGTAAGAAACCTAATAACATATTCATCAACGAAGTCTTACCTGCACCGCTTTGTCCGACTAAAGCGATATGTTGGCGAGCAGCAAGGGTAAAGTTTAACGGTTTGGTTAACGCTTTACCTTGTGGTGAAAGAATGACACAATCTTTTGCAATGATTGCAAGCGGTCGATTTGGTAAATCTTTTTGCAAATCGGCTTGCGCTTGCGTTACTTGTTGATTTAAAAAGGCTTCTATCCCATCTGCCGCACCGATTGCCGCTGCCTTATCATGATAAAACACGCCTAACTCACGCAGCGGTTGATAAAATTCCGGTGCTAACATTAAACAGAAGAAACCAATAAACAGACTTACACCCGTTCCGTAATAGCCGAAATCCAATTCACCTAAATAGATAAAACCGAAATAAACCGCCATAACCGCAATAGAAATTGCAGTAAAAAACTCTAATACCGCTGAAGACAGAAATGCCATTTTCAGTACGTCCATCGTACTTAAACGAAACTCTTCGGTACTTTGATAAATTTGTTCGGTTTGCTTTTCCGCTTGACCAAATAAACGAATCGTTTCTAGGCCTCTTAGCTTATCTAAAAACTGACCGCTGATACGAGAAAGCACACCAATATTGCGTTGGTTCGCTTCCACCGCTTTAATGCCGGCTAACGCCATAAAGACCGGTAACAACGGTAAGGTTGCAAATAAAATAGCCCCTGCTGCCCAGTTAATCGGGAACACAAAACAAAGAATAATCATCGGCACTAACAACGATAAAAATTGTTGCGGCAGATAACGCGCGTAGAAATTATGTAAATTCTCCACTTGCTCTAACATTAATGTCGCCCAACTTCCCGCTGGCTTTTGTTGCATACTCATTGGCCCGATTTCAGCGAGTTTCGCCATAATCTGTTCACGTAAATGTAAACGCAATGTTTGTCCTGCCTTAAACCCGGTACGCTCACGCAACCAAATCAGCAATGCACGCCCGCTAAAACAGGCAAATAATAAGCCAAGTTCAAATAAGAAAGTTTGTGGGCTTTGATGTTCAATAATCATTTTATGCAACATCGTTGCTAATAATGCCATTTGTCCGATCATCAATACCGCACTCAAACTGCCTAACAGGACATTCAAATACATCCACTTTTTAATAATCTTTTGCTGCCCTCGAAGCCATTTTTGCAACTGCTTTTGTCGTTGTTTTTCCATGTTTGATCAATTTCTGTTTAATTTAGATAACACTTTGAATTAAATTGAATTTTAGCACGTTATTCACCATTATTGGGCAGAATTTATAGAAAAAATAAGCGGTCTATTTTGCAAAAAAATTCACAAAATAGACCGCTTGTTTACAAGTCTTGAGAAAAATTATTCAAACATTTCATCAAATTCAAAACGATACATCAGATCCACCGCTTGATTTACACTTGATACCCATTGCAAATAAAGTCTTGGCGCTAAATTATAGCGTAGGGTTAATTCGGTCAATGCCGCAAAAATACCTACCCCGTATTTCACTTTAAATTTAGGGGTTAAACTCGCACTCACTTCTACTTTCGTATTATCGCCAATACCAGCAGTTGTCACATTTAAATCATTTAGACCAAAAGTACTACCGACTGCGCCAACCGTTTTACTGCTTTTCGATAAACTCATACCGATTAACGCCGCCGCCATAGAGTTACTTGAGCCGGTATCGCCGCTATTGTCAAGCGATCGTCCGGTTAACACGTATGAAAGCGCTTCATTCTGTGACATAGACGGCTCGGAAAACACTTTGACTTCAGGACTATCGGCTAAACCAATCACTTTTACCCCTGCGGTGACACTCGGGTCTTCCATCGCTTCAGGGTTACGAATCGCTTCAATGTTTAGCGTAGGCTGTGATGGCAGTCCTGCAAAACTGATCACACCTTTACGAATCAGTAGATCCTGTCCAAACGAAGCATAGCGACCGTTTTTCAGGTTTACTTGCCCGTATAAGCCTAATCCCTGTTTGCCCTGACGTACTGCAATTGTGCCATTGATATGGCTTTTCAAACCATAAGCATTAATACTAACGTCATTACCGATGTTGATATTAATATTTGCTTTAATCGCCATACCGCTTGCGGTTTTTTGCGGAATTTGACGTTGAGCTAACGGCACTTTTTGTTTAACAGAACCGTCCATAATCACTTCGTCGCTGCTCACACTGACCGCACTTTCCGGCAATGACTCAACCGCAATTCTAGCCCAAGGAATATCAATATTACCGCCTAAAATGAGTTCTCTCGGCGTTGCTGTAACTTCAATATTCGGGCTAAATTCCACTTTTGCCATATTCGGTACATTCACTCGGAAGCGGTTCGCTTGCGCATGCATTCTGGTTTTCCACGCATCTAAACGGCGCCAATCGGCATCACCGTCCAAACTCAATTCACTTTCCGTAGTTTGTACTCGGCCAGCAAGCGTTGAGGTTGCGCCGTGGAAATTCAGCGCTAAATGCCCACCGGTGACATCAAACGGCATTGCATTCGCTTTGGCAC encodes the following:
- the cydC gene encoding heme ABC transporter ATP-binding protein/permease CydC, whose product is MKSIFPFLSLYRTHWGHLLLGIVLAITSLTASIGLLSLSGWFLSASFLAGSAIVFNFFYPSSGVRGLAIGRTVSRYFERLVTHDATFRVLANLRVTVFRKLIPLSPSGLNRFRNSELLNRLVADVDTLDTLYLNLISPFISAIMLIAFMGIGLSFVSPLLALIICGVLTALLVIFPTLFYRLGRKSGAKVIQARANYRSQFIEWIQMHAEFLLFGVVAQASNKLNQTEKEWLNAQSKESQLTGLSNALLTFANGILVCVVIYLASTAINVPSADYPEALIALVVFCVMASAEILMPIGLAFLHLGQVITAAERLNEITEQQPLVNFGSKNDWQKIEQNRPLVQFDMVTFAYPNRVEPVLQDISFEIFAGQKVAILGKTGSGKSTIFQLMNRNYDPTSGQIWLNSCNIADYAESSLRQHIVTLSQRVHIFNSSLRDNLLLGNDQATDLQLVNVLGQVGLSYLLDEQGLDLWLGEGGRPLSGGEQRRLGLARLLVSQAEIVLLDEPTEGLDRETEQQILALILTHCQNRTLVMITHRLHGLDKFDKLYHIDNGRFI
- the cydD gene encoding heme ABC transporter permease/ATP-binding protein CydD; translation: MEKQRQKQLQKWLRGQQKIIKKWMYLNVLLGSLSAVLMIGQMALLATMLHKMIIEHQSPQTFLFELGLLFACFSGRALLIWLRERTGFKAGQTLRLHLREQIMAKLAEIGPMSMQQKPAGSWATLMLEQVENLHNFYARYLPQQFLSLLVPMIILCFVFPINWAAGAILFATLPLLPVFMALAGIKAVEANQRNIGVLSRISGQFLDKLRGLETIRLFGQAEKQTEQIYQSTEEFRLSTMDVLKMAFLSSAVLEFFTAISIAVMAVYFGFIYLGELDFGYYGTGVSLFIGFFCLMLAPEFYQPLRELGVFYHDKAAAIGAADGIEAFLNQQVTQAQADLQKDLPNRPLAIIAKDCVILSPQGKALTKPLNFTLAARQHIALVGQSGAGKTSLMNMLLGFLPYQGSVTVNGVELRELNLAQYRQKLAWVGQNPQLIKGSLKENILLGNPNATEAQLEQALALSKADEFVYHLGLDSQVQDANAGISGGQAQRIAIARALLRDYELLLLDEPTASLDMQSEQQVLNALQHLSQTQTTLMITHRIEDLKQCDEIWVMKQGEIVQKGCFEAVEKEGYFAELQQH